One genomic window of Trichlorobacter lovleyi includes the following:
- a CDS encoding cation diffusion facilitator family transporter, with protein MQRNERFDKAERIIQVGFWVNAVLMVMKLAAGYWGRSDAVFADGVESACDFIAIGSTMVALKLGRQPYDEQHPYGHGRAESLAALLISLVICATGIWIFVDAVQAILRHDFKSPGWIAVAAAALTIIIKEWLYRFSTATGRQLESPSLLAIAQDHRKDALTSIATLVGVIGAFLGWGIMDPLAAALTSFFILHIGWETFRGATHDLMDGSVHGEYIQDVTNLAEAVEHVEHVHEIRARRSGQYIIIDLKLDMDPEMTVKQSHDVATEVKRQIFERFHNVGDVMIHINPHDEEHDDLIRL; from the coding sequence ATGCAGCGTAATGAACGTTTTGATAAGGCCGAGCGGATTATCCAGGTTGGTTTCTGGGTCAATGCTGTTCTGATGGTCATGAAACTGGCAGCTGGATACTGGGGCAGGTCTGATGCCGTCTTCGCTGATGGTGTTGAGTCAGCCTGCGACTTTATCGCCATTGGCAGTACCATGGTTGCCCTTAAACTGGGACGTCAGCCCTATGATGAGCAGCATCCCTATGGCCATGGACGTGCAGAGTCTCTGGCGGCCTTGTTGATCTCGCTGGTGATCTGCGCAACCGGCATCTGGATTTTTGTTGATGCCGTGCAAGCCATTCTACGCCATGATTTTAAATCTCCCGGCTGGATTGCCGTTGCGGCAGCAGCTCTGACCATTATCATCAAGGAGTGGTTGTATCGCTTTTCAACAGCCACCGGAAGACAGCTTGAAAGCCCGTCTCTGCTGGCCATTGCCCAGGATCACCGTAAAGATGCCCTGACCTCGATTGCCACTCTCGTCGGTGTTATTGGTGCGTTTCTGGGATGGGGCATCATGGACCCGCTGGCAGCAGCGTTGACATCCTTTTTTATTCTGCATATCGGCTGGGAAACCTTCCGTGGGGCTACCCATGACTTGATGGATGGTTCAGTGCATGGCGAGTACATTCAGGATGTTACCAACCTGGCTGAGGCGGTTGAACATGTCGAGCATGTTCATGAAATCCGTGCCCGCCGATCAGGGCAGTACATTATTATCGACCTGAAACTGGATATGGACCCGGAGATGACGGTCAAGCAGTCCCATGACGTTGCAACTGAGGTGAAACGTCAGATCTTTGAACGGTTTCATAATGTTGGAGATGTCATGATCCATATTAATCCCCATGATGAGGAACATGATGACCTGATCAGACTTTGA
- the recJ gene encoding single-stranded-DNA-specific exonuclease RecJ, giving the protein MQKQWKLKQTAASTVAALASATGLSPVTASILSGRGLTEPEQVASFLNPTLAAMLDPFLMAGMEQAVVRLVAARAAKEPVCIYGDYDVDGISATALLVSGFTAMGLTTGYHIPNRMEDGYGLNADALRLIKERGAGIAVSVDCGVTAIEEARISRSIGLDLIITDHHQLLDQLPDAVAVINPHRSDCSYPFKGLAGVGVAFNLLVALRSRLRDQGAFDGNGPDLRQWLDLVALGTIADLVPLVDQNRLLTAAGLQRMGEGSRIGLAALKQVAGIKGEVSSGQVGFQLAPRLNAVGRLESAVPGVELLLSEDPQQAAALAAELDGANLERRQVERRIFDEAIAQIEAQGGLQDRNSIVLSSPDWHQGVVGIVASRLVERYYRPTLLVAERDDASGKGSGRSISGFHLLEALHECADFLQRYGGHRAAAGVTVEPGQMAAFADAFEQAALTRLGDQELIPELVLDVEVAPRDLTSALVAELQRLGPFGMGNATPVLLLRQMQVLDCRSFGEGHLNLRLQRDGLQFKAVGWGMAERTVPALVDLACTVRLETWNGREQLKLELKDFRSSEDYHAA; this is encoded by the coding sequence ATGCAAAAACAATGGAAACTCAAACAGACTGCAGCGTCCACGGTGGCTGCCCTGGCCTCCGCCACCGGGCTTTCACCGGTTACCGCCAGCATTCTGTCAGGCCGGGGGCTGACAGAGCCGGAGCAGGTTGCGTCATTTTTGAACCCAACCCTGGCGGCCATGCTTGATCCGTTTCTGATGGCCGGTATGGAGCAGGCGGTGGTGCGCCTTGTTGCTGCCCGAGCTGCAAAGGAGCCGGTCTGTATTTATGGCGATTATGATGTGGATGGCATCAGCGCTACGGCACTGCTGGTATCCGGGTTCACGGCAATGGGGCTCACTACCGGATACCATATCCCCAACCGGATGGAGGATGGCTACGGGCTGAATGCTGATGCCCTGCGTCTGATCAAAGAGCGGGGCGCCGGGATTGCTGTCAGTGTTGATTGCGGGGTTACCGCGATTGAGGAAGCCCGTATCAGCCGCAGTATCGGGCTGGATCTGATCATCACAGATCATCACCAGTTGCTCGATCAACTGCCGGATGCGGTGGCTGTGATCAATCCCCATCGTTCTGATTGCAGCTATCCTTTCAAGGGGCTGGCCGGGGTAGGGGTGGCCTTTAATCTGCTGGTGGCTCTGCGGAGCCGTCTGCGTGACCAGGGAGCCTTTGACGGCAATGGGCCTGACCTGCGGCAATGGCTCGATCTGGTGGCGTTGGGCACCATTGCCGACCTGGTGCCGCTGGTGGACCAGAATCGCCTGCTGACTGCCGCAGGTCTGCAGCGGATGGGTGAAGGCAGCCGTATCGGTCTGGCTGCGTTAAAACAGGTTGCCGGTATCAAAGGCGAGGTCAGCAGCGGTCAGGTCGGATTTCAGTTGGCCCCGCGGCTGAATGCTGTTGGACGGCTTGAGAGTGCCGTGCCCGGTGTCGAACTGTTGCTGAGCGAAGATCCGCAACAGGCCGCAGCATTGGCTGCAGAACTGGATGGGGCCAACCTTGAACGGCGTCAGGTGGAACGCCGGATCTTTGATGAAGCCATAGCACAAATTGAGGCACAGGGCGGCCTTCAGGACCGGAACAGTATTGTGCTCTCGTCCCCTGACTGGCATCAGGGGGTGGTGGGGATTGTGGCCTCCCGCCTGGTGGAGCGCTACTATCGTCCCACCCTGCTGGTTGCCGAGCGGGACGATGCCTCCGGCAAGGGTTCGGGCCGCAGCATCAGTGGTTTTCATCTACTGGAGGCCCTGCATGAATGTGCTGACTTTCTTCAACGCTACGGCGGTCATCGTGCCGCAGCCGGTGTTACGGTTGAACCCGGGCAGATGGCTGCCTTTGCCGATGCCTTTGAACAGGCGGCGCTGACGCGGCTCGGGGATCAGGAGCTGATCCCCGAACTAGTGCTGGATGTTGAGGTTGCACCCCGTGATTTGACATCTGCACTGGTTGCTGAACTGCAGCGTCTGGGCCCTTTTGGTATGGGGAACGCAACACCGGTTCTACTGCTTAGGCAGATGCAGGTTCTGGACTGTCGTAGCTTTGGCGAAGGACATCTCAACCTGCGGCTACAGCGGGATGGGCTCCAGTTTAAGGCTGTGGGGTGGGGTATGGCAGAGCGGACCGTACCGGCACTGGTGGATCTGGCCTGCACGGTCAGGCTTGAAACCTGGAATGGCCGTGAGCAACTCAAGCTGGAGTTAAAGGATTTTCGTTCTTCAGAGGATTACCATGCAGCGTAA
- a CDS encoding tetratricopeptide repeat protein, translating into MNKETTIVGVAALIIGFLLGALVGAKFMSGSGTSVGQQAVQQGGGAMPNPGQAAARVAELEQVVAKDPKNLQAWITLGNDYFDANQAQKAVQAYGKALAIDPNNANVLTDQGVMFRALGFFDRALANFEKANKIDPKHLQSLFNIGIVYAVDLKQPAKAKATFEALLQKDQTSDLARQAREMLQQLPAAK; encoded by the coding sequence ATGAACAAGGAAACAACCATCGTTGGTGTAGCTGCCCTGATCATCGGTTTCCTGTTGGGTGCACTGGTGGGTGCGAAGTTCATGTCCGGCAGCGGCACTTCTGTTGGTCAGCAGGCAGTGCAGCAGGGGGGCGGGGCAATGCCCAATCCTGGGCAGGCTGCGGCCAGGGTTGCCGAGCTTGAGCAAGTGGTCGCCAAAGATCCCAAAAATCTGCAGGCCTGGATTACCCTTGGTAATGACTACTTTGATGCCAATCAGGCCCAGAAAGCGGTGCAGGCCTATGGTAAGGCACTGGCAATCGATCCGAATAATGCCAATGTGTTAACTGATCAGGGCGTTATGTTCCGTGCCCTGGGTTTCTTTGACCGGGCCCTTGCCAACTTTGAGAAGGCCAACAAGATTGATCCCAAACATCTGCAAAGTCTTTTCAATATAGGTATTGTCTATGCCGTTGACCTGAAACAGCCGGCCAAGGCCAAGGCAACCTTTGAGGCCTTGTTGCAAAAGGATCAAACCAGTGATCTGGCCCGGCAGGCCAGAGAGATGCTCCAGCAGCTTCCTGCTGCCAAGTAG
- the secF gene encoding protein translocase subunit SecF — protein MEFLGKTTIDFVGKRNISFVISAVISIIGIIAIVQMSRGAANMGIDFTGGTSVQLKFDKPFALADARKALHAAGIEAELQEVKEGNKLLVKLPRKNALAVGKAAELVPAAFVKAQPGLQVTVDSTTEIGPSIGEKLRKDTIIAVAISMLGIICYIAWRFDFKFGVGAVVATLHDVLAMFAAYYVTGREFNLLFITAVLTIAGYSLTDTVVIFDRIRENLHKDLKGSLHKIFNNSINETLSRSIITSLTTFLAAISLFVWGGEVIHDFSFALLVGIGVATYSSVFVASPVVLLLEQRAMNKQDAGTGQPVKA, from the coding sequence ATGGAGTTTCTTGGAAAAACTACGATAGATTTTGTAGGCAAAAGGAATATCTCGTTTGTCATCTCTGCTGTTATCTCGATCATCGGCATCATTGCCATCGTCCAGATGAGCAGAGGCGCTGCCAATATGGGAATTGATTTTACCGGTGGTACCTCGGTACAGCTCAAGTTTGACAAGCCGTTTGCCCTGGCAGATGCCCGTAAGGCATTGCATGCAGCCGGTATCGAGGCAGAACTGCAAGAGGTCAAAGAAGGTAATAAACTGCTGGTAAAACTGCCGCGCAAGAATGCCCTGGCAGTCGGCAAGGCGGCAGAACTGGTACCGGCTGCCTTTGTCAAGGCCCAACCGGGTCTGCAGGTCACGGTTGACAGTACCACTGAGATAGGACCCTCCATTGGTGAAAAGCTGCGTAAGGATACCATTATTGCCGTGGCTATCTCCATGCTGGGGATCATCTGCTACATTGCCTGGCGTTTTGACTTTAAGTTCGGAGTTGGTGCGGTGGTTGCTACCCTGCATGACGTACTGGCCATGTTTGCCGCCTACTATGTTACCGGCAGAGAGTTCAACCTGTTGTTCATCACGGCGGTGCTGACCATTGCCGGTTATTCTCTGACTGATACCGTGGTTATTTTTGACCGGATTCGGGAAAACCTGCACAAGGACCTGAAAGGATCGCTGCACAAGATCTTTAATAACAGCATCAACGAGACCCTGTCCCGTAGTATTATTACTTCTCTGACCACTTTTCTGGCTGCCATCTCCCTGTTTGTCTGGGGAGGCGAGGTCATCCATGACTTCTCCTTTGCCCTGCTGGTGGGTATTGGCGTTGCCACCTACTCATCGGTCTTTGTTGCCAGTCCTGTGGTGCTGCTGCTGGAACAACGTGCCATGAACAAACAGGATGCCGGAACAGGCCAACCGGTAAAAGCCTAG
- the secD gene encoding protein translocase subunit SecD: MPKGAGWRIALIAAFIVLSCIYLVPTLTPKLPDWWKGMLPKDKIHLGLDLQGGTHLVLEVETTKAVEGTLDLVATDLEDTLNSKNLRFKRISRTGSDKVAIVMYEKDTAAAVQKLVKEKYRDYEIIPTVEEGGMVGIALRMKEQDIQDRKDKAVAQALETIRNRIDQFGVSEPVIARQGVNQIVVQLPGIKDPQRAIALIGRTARLEFKMVKEGVSPTGGAVPEDSEVLFEKHTDPATGATSETPLVVYKKALITGDLLTDAQVRIDSQFNQPYVGIEFNSLGARLFDQVTAANVGKRFAIVLDSNVYSAPVIRERISGGSAQISGNFTEKTASDLAIVLRAGALPAPVKIIQNVTVGASLGKDSIDKGLMAGAIGVVLVIAFMAIYYKLSGMVANLGMVLNILYLMGAMSALGATLTLPGIAAIVLLVGMSVDSNVIIFERIREELRLGKSPKSALEAGYDKAFLTIMDSHVTALITAAVLFQFGTGPVKGFAVSLSLGIMINLFTSLMGTKVIFDLFLHKGNVKKMSI, from the coding sequence ATGCCTAAGGGAGCCGGATGGCGCATCGCCCTGATCGCAGCCTTTATTGTCCTGTCCTGCATCTATCTGGTGCCAACCTTGACCCCCAAACTGCCGGACTGGTGGAAGGGGATGTTGCCCAAAGATAAGATCCACCTGGGGCTTGACCTGCAGGGGGGGACTCACCTGGTGCTTGAGGTGGAGACCACAAAGGCGGTTGAGGGAACCCTGGATCTGGTTGCAACCGATCTTGAGGATACTCTCAATAGCAAAAACCTGCGTTTCAAGCGGATCAGCCGTACTGGAAGCGACAAGGTCGCGATTGTCATGTACGAAAAGGATACCGCTGCCGCTGTTCAGAAACTGGTCAAGGAGAAGTACCGCGACTACGAGATCATCCCCACGGTGGAAGAGGGGGGGATGGTCGGGATTGCCCTGCGGATGAAGGAACAGGATATCCAGGATCGCAAGGATAAGGCGGTTGCCCAGGCCCTTGAGACTATTCGTAACCGGATTGATCAGTTTGGCGTGTCCGAGCCGGTAATTGCCCGCCAGGGGGTTAACCAGATTGTGGTGCAGCTGCCCGGCATTAAAGATCCGCAACGGGCCATTGCACTGATTGGACGTACCGCCCGTCTTGAGTTCAAGATGGTTAAAGAGGGGGTTTCACCCACCGGCGGCGCAGTACCCGAGGACAGTGAAGTGCTGTTTGAAAAGCACACCGACCCTGCTACCGGTGCCACCAGCGAGACTCCTCTGGTGGTGTATAAAAAGGCCCTGATCACCGGTGACCTGTTGACTGATGCCCAGGTACGGATTGACTCACAGTTTAACCAGCCCTACGTTGGGATTGAGTTCAACTCGCTGGGGGCACGGCTGTTTGATCAGGTGACTGCTGCCAATGTGGGCAAACGTTTTGCCATTGTACTTGACAGCAATGTCTACTCTGCCCCGGTCATCCGGGAGCGGATCTCGGGTGGTTCAGCCCAGATCTCCGGTAACTTTACGGAGAAGACCGCCTCAGACCTGGCGATCGTGCTACGTGCAGGCGCCCTGCCTGCTCCGGTCAAGATCATTCAGAACGTGACGGTCGGTGCATCACTGGGGAAAGACTCCATTGACAAAGGTCTGATGGCCGGTGCCATCGGTGTGGTTCTGGTCATCGCCTTTATGGCGATCTACTACAAACTGTCCGGCATGGTGGCCAACCTGGGGATGGTGCTGAACATTCTCTACCTGATGGGGGCCATGTCAGCCCTGGGGGCAACCCTGACCCTGCCCGGCATTGCCGCCATCGTACTGCTGGTGGGCATGTCGGTTGACTCCAACGTTATTATCTTTGAACGGATCCGCGAAGAGTTGCGTCTGGGCAAATCACCCAAATCTGCGTTAGAGGCCGGTTATGACAAGGCTTTCCTGACCATCATGGACTCCCACGTGACCGCCCTGATTACTGCAGCAGTACTGTTCCAGTTCGGTACCGGTCCGGTCAAGGGATTTGCTGTATCCTTGAGTCTTGGTATCATGATCAACCTGTTTACCTCGTTGATGGGTACCAAGGTGATCTTTGACCTGTTCCTGCATAAGGGGAACGTCAAAAAGATGAGTATATAA
- the yajC gene encoding preprotein translocase subunit YajC → MLGIAFAMGTPAGGAAPQGGAAAFMNFVPLIFMFAIFYFLLIRPQQKKAKEHKAMIDALKIGDSVKTAAGIHGKIAALEDQVVTLEIATGVKIKIDKPFVTTVVK, encoded by the coding sequence ATGCTTGGTATCGCTTTCGCAATGGGAACTCCGGCTGGTGGGGCCGCACCGCAGGGTGGCGCAGCGGCATTTATGAACTTCGTTCCGCTGATCTTCATGTTTGCCATCTTCTACTTTCTGTTGATTCGTCCCCAACAGAAGAAGGCCAAGGAACATAAGGCGATGATTGACGCACTTAAAATTGGTGACAGCGTCAAGACCGCAGCCGGTATCCACGGCAAGATTGCCGCCCTGGAAGATCAGGTGGTAACCCTTGAAATTGCAACCGGGGTGAAGATCAAGATTGACAAGCCGTTTGTTACGACTGTCGTGAAGTAG
- the tgt gene encoding tRNA guanosine(34) transglycosylase Tgt produces MPDHFQVVHQDSGCRARTGVLTTPHGEIKTPIFMPVGTNASVKAMRPEDLTDAGAQIILANTYHLYLRPGHRLVEELGGLHRFMSWDRPILTDSGGFQVYSLTDLRKITEDGVKFRSHIDGSMHLLTPELSIKVQEALGADIIMCFDECPPADAGREYVERSLAMTTRWAQRCKDAHTRRDQLLFGIVQGGRFSDLRQRSLQELQGIGFDGYALGGLSVGEEKPVMHEVMDACSDLLPADHPRYIMGIGTPEDLVEAVWRGYDMFDCVMPTRNARNGMLFTSQGRVNIKRKQYEQDQGPLDPACSCYVCRNYSRAYLRHLFRSGEILASMLNTHHNIAWYLSLMGRMREAIRQDQFEAFRKEFYHQQQTTAENNKEEYNV; encoded by the coding sequence GTGCCAGATCATTTTCAGGTTGTGCATCAGGATAGTGGTTGCCGGGCCCGTACCGGCGTCTTGACCACGCCCCATGGCGAGATTAAGACGCCCATTTTCATGCCGGTGGGTACCAACGCCTCGGTCAAGGCAATGCGTCCTGAAGATCTCACCGATGCCGGTGCCCAGATTATTCTGGCAAATACCTACCATCTTTATCTGCGGCCCGGACACCGGCTGGTGGAAGAGTTGGGCGGCCTGCATCGCTTTATGTCCTGGGATAGGCCGATTTTGACGGATTCCGGCGGTTTTCAGGTCTACAGCCTGACAGACCTGCGTAAGATCACGGAAGATGGGGTCAAGTTCCGCTCCCATATTGACGGTTCCATGCACCTGTTGACTCCGGAGTTGTCGATTAAGGTTCAGGAGGCGCTGGGGGCCGATATCATCATGTGCTTTGATGAATGTCCACCGGCTGATGCCGGACGGGAGTATGTCGAACGTTCCCTGGCCATGACCACCCGCTGGGCACAGCGCTGCAAGGATGCCCATACCCGCAGAGACCAGCTGCTGTTCGGCATTGTACAGGGGGGCCGCTTCAGTGATCTGCGCCAGCGCAGTCTGCAGGAGTTGCAGGGGATCGGCTTTGATGGTTACGCCCTGGGCGGTTTGTCGGTTGGTGAAGAAAAGCCGGTCATGCATGAGGTGATGGATGCCTGCAGCGATCTGCTGCCGGCAGATCACCCACGTTACATCATGGGTATCGGCACACCGGAAGATTTAGTGGAGGCGGTTTGGCGCGGATATGATATGTTTGACTGCGTTATGCCGACCCGTAATGCCCGTAACGGGATGCTCTTTACCAGCCAGGGGCGCGTGAACATCAAGCGCAAGCAGTATGAGCAGGATCAGGGGCCGCTCGATCCGGCCTGTAGCTGTTACGTCTGTAGAAATTACAGCCGGGCATACCTGCGTCACCTGTTCCGTTCCGGCGAGATCCTGGCATCAATGCTGAATACGCACCACAATATTGCCTGGTATCTCAGCCTGATGGGCCGGATGCGCGAGGCAATCAGGCAGGATCAGTTTGAGGCATTCCGCAAGGAATTTTATCATCAGCAACAGACTACCGCTGAAAATAACAAGGAGGAATACAACGTATGA
- the queA gene encoding tRNA preQ1(34) S-adenosylmethionine ribosyltransferase-isomerase QueA — protein sequence MLVKEFSFTLPDELIARYPASQRDGSRLMVLNRQTAARSEIAFSQIIEWLRPDDLLVLNDTRVIPARLFGQKETGGRIELFLVEPTGDTCWRCLLRSSKRCRPGQIIRLAEGVTAEVVEQLGEQDWLIRFHGSDDFESWLQRVGQMPIPPYLNRESEELDRVRYQTVYASESGAVAAPTAGLHFTQELLGRIQEKGIRLARVTLHVGLGTFRPVRVERVQDHSIHRERYRVPPETAAAVAATKARGGRVVAVGTTACRTLEYAADDAGQLQAGQGEADIFIYPGYRFKVVDALLTNFHLPESTLLMLVSAFGGKELVLSAYGDAVDRQFRFYSYGDAMLIV from the coding sequence ATGCTGGTTAAAGAGTTCTCCTTTACGCTCCCGGATGAGTTGATTGCCCGTTATCCGGCCAGTCAGCGGGACGGTTCACGCTTGATGGTGCTTAACCGGCAGACGGCTGCACGCTCTGAGATTGCCTTCAGTCAGATTATCGAATGGTTACGGCCAGATGACCTGTTGGTGCTGAATGACACCAGGGTTATTCCGGCCCGGCTGTTTGGCCAGAAGGAAACCGGCGGGCGGATTGAGCTGTTTCTGGTTGAGCCGACTGGCGATACCTGCTGGCGCTGTCTGTTACGATCTTCAAAGAGATGCCGGCCGGGACAGATCATCAGGCTGGCTGAAGGGGTAACGGCTGAAGTTGTTGAACAACTCGGTGAGCAGGATTGGCTGATCCGCTTTCATGGCAGCGATGATTTTGAAAGCTGGTTGCAGAGAGTAGGACAGATGCCGATCCCTCCCTATCTGAACCGCGAATCCGAAGAACTGGATCGTGTCAGGTATCAAACGGTCTATGCCTCTGAATCCGGCGCTGTAGCTGCCCCAACCGCTGGCCTGCATTTTACGCAGGAACTGCTGGGGCGGATTCAGGAAAAAGGCATACGCCTTGCGCGGGTCACCCTGCATGTCGGTCTGGGTACCTTCCGGCCGGTACGGGTTGAGCGGGTTCAGGATCATAGCATCCATCGTGAGCGTTACCGTGTTCCCCCAGAAACTGCTGCTGCTGTGGCAGCAACCAAGGCACGGGGGGGCAGGGTGGTTGCCGTGGGCACCACCGCCTGCCGGACCCTGGAGTATGCAGCAGACGATGCCGGTCAACTGCAGGCTGGTCAAGGTGAAGCAGATATTTTTATCTATCCCGGTTATCGGTTTAAGGTGGTTGATGCGTTGCTGACCAACTTTCACCTGCCGGAATCAACCCTGTTGATGCTGGTCTCGGCCTTTGGCGGAAAAGAGTTGGTTCTTTCCGCCTATGGCGATGCCGTCGACAGGCAATTCAGATTTTACAGTTATGGCGATGCCATGCTGATTGTCTAG
- a CDS encoding SpoIID/LytB domain-containing protein: MKYLYLLIITIGCLLSVAFSVEIASAKEPSQSSGLIRVAIIKGADSVTIDGDGVLATDASGKPIVLDLPVTVRSERGRILAGNSSSQLVRLAAGGLMRVNGKSYRGQIELSLQSNGKILVVNELPLEQYLVGVITSEISSTWPMESIKTQAVIARTFAVAKRKERSKAYYHLESTVMDQAYEGSDEEDSRAARGVAETEGEVLTYNGTVIQAFYHANSGGRTESSENVWGVALPYLKGVECQYGLTSTTSSWEQSIPLSKIESSLKAQKVYGLTDIKAGPRNNRGRLKTVQLETERGTMTIPATKFRMAVGSTVIRSTNFSVRVEGGIAYFSGSGYGHGVGLCQYGAKQRALDGFSYTEILSYYYPGTKLSKLSEL; this comes from the coding sequence ATGAAATATTTATATCTTCTCATCATAACCATAGGTTGTCTGCTGTCAGTCGCTTTTTCTGTAGAAATAGCCAGCGCCAAAGAACCATCTCAGTCAAGCGGGTTGATCCGGGTAGCTATTATCAAGGGTGCTGATTCCGTGACCATTGACGGCGATGGCGTGCTTGCGACTGATGCTTCCGGTAAACCCATTGTGCTTGACCTTCCCGTCACTGTGAGGAGTGAACGGGGCAGGATACTTGCCGGAAACAGCTCCAGTCAACTGGTGCGGCTTGCTGCAGGCGGTCTGATGCGGGTTAACGGCAAATCATACCGTGGTCAGATTGAGTTGTCGCTCCAGAGCAACGGTAAAATACTGGTGGTAAATGAACTGCCGCTTGAACAGTATCTGGTTGGCGTCATTACAAGTGAGATCTCCTCAACCTGGCCAATGGAATCAATCAAGACCCAGGCTGTGATTGCACGCACCTTTGCCGTGGCAAAGCGCAAGGAACGCAGCAAGGCCTATTACCACCTTGAATCAACCGTTATGGACCAGGCCTACGAAGGTAGCGATGAGGAAGACAGCCGGGCTGCACGCGGCGTTGCTGAGACAGAAGGTGAAGTGTTGACCTATAACGGTACGGTTATACAGGCTTTTTACCACGCTAATAGTGGCGGGCGCACAGAGTCGTCAGAAAATGTTTGGGGGGTGGCCCTTCCGTATCTTAAGGGCGTTGAGTGTCAGTACGGCCTGACCTCAACCACCAGCAGCTGGGAACAGAGCATACCCTTGTCTAAAATTGAGTCATCGCTGAAGGCCCAAAAGGTGTACGGCCTGACCGACATCAAGGCCGGCCCGCGTAACAACCGCGGACGTCTGAAAACGGTGCAGCTGGAGACAGAACGTGGAACCATGACGATCCCTGCCACTAAATTCAGGATGGCGGTCGGCTCAACAGTGATCAGGAGTACCAACTTTTCGGTCAGGGTTGAAGGAGGGATCGCCTATTTCAGCGGTTCCGGCTATGGTCATGGTGTGGGATTATGCCAATATGGGGCCAAACAGCGTGCCCTTGATGGTTTCAGCTATACCGAGATACTGTCATACTATTATCCCGGCACCAAGCTGAGCAAACTGTCTGAGCTCTAG
- a CDS encoding ABC transporter ATP-binding protein, with translation MALLEISDLVTILPTQHGSVHAVNGASLSLERGQTVALVGESGSGKSMTARSIMGLIPASGKISHGSIRLDGRELLELPEDELRLLRGNRIAMIFQEPMTSLNPVLRIGDQLMEPLLLHRAMDVPSARQHAIELLHQVGIPSPELRIRDYPHQLSGGMRQRVMIAMALACSPDVLIADEPTTALDVTIQAQILELIDQLRQDKGLALLLITHDLGIVAERADRVHVMYAGRIVESAQTAELLTQPLHPYTRGLLASLPENAEPGRPLKTIAGHPPDMTAEITGCPFKPRCPDARDCCTVMPEQRDMGLSHQVRCWNYL, from the coding sequence ATGGCACTACTTGAAATCAGCGACCTGGTAACAATCCTACCGACCCAGCACGGTTCTGTCCATGCCGTGAATGGTGCCAGCCTCAGTCTTGAGCGTGGCCAGACCGTGGCACTGGTGGGAGAATCAGGCTCCGGCAAAAGCATGACCGCCCGCTCGATCATGGGCTTGATCCCTGCTTCCGGTAAAATCAGTCACGGTTCCATCCGGCTGGATGGCCGTGAACTGCTGGAACTGCCAGAGGACGAGCTGCGGCTTTTACGCGGCAACCGGATTGCCATGATCTTTCAGGAGCCGATGACCTCCCTGAATCCGGTCCTGCGAATCGGCGATCAGTTGATGGAGCCGCTTCTGCTGCACCGTGCCATGGATGTACCGAGCGCCAGGCAGCACGCAATCGAACTGTTGCATCAGGTCGGTATCCCCAGCCCTGAACTGCGGATCAGGGATTACCCGCACCAGCTTTCCGGAGGGATGCGTCAGCGGGTCATGATCGCCATGGCCCTGGCCTGTTCGCCCGATGTTCTGATTGCCGACGAGCCGACCACCGCCCTTGATGTTACCATTCAGGCCCAGATCCTTGAACTGATTGACCAGTTGCGCCAGGACAAGGGGTTGGCATTACTGCTGATTACCCATGATCTGGGTATTGTGGCTGAACGGGCCGACCGGGTGCATGTCATGTATGCCGGACGGATTGTCGAATCTGCTCAAACCGCAGAGCTTTTGACGCAGCCGTTGCACCCCTATACCCGGGGGCTGCTGGCGTCCCTGCCGGAAAATGCCGAACCGGGCAGGCCGCTCAAGACCATTGCCGGCCATCCTCCCGACATGACCGCCGAGATTACCGGCTGTCCCTTCAAGCCCCGCTGCCCGGATGCCAGGGATTGCTGCACAGTCATGCCAGAGCAACGTGACATGGGCCTGTCTCACCAGGTACGCTGCTGGAACTACCTATGA